GGCGGTGCGACGAGGGTCGAGGTGCCCTCGACGAGGAAGAGGGTGCCGCCCGCAGCGGCGATGTTGAGGCCGTTCGCGGTCTGATCGGCTGCGGGGAGCGCGGCGCCGTTGCTGCCGTTGCTGGCGCCCTGGATCAGGAAGTGGCCGTCGGCCGGCACGGTGCCGGACAGCGCGACCGTCGTGGTCGGGTTCGCGGTGCCGGTCGCCGAGCGGTACTGCAGCGAGAGGCCCGAGAGGGCGATGTCGGCCCCGGTCGGGTTGAAGAGCTCGACGAAGCGGTGGGTGTACGCGGCGCCGGCGGACCCGCCGCGGGCGAAGACCTCGCTGATGACCAGCTCGTCGCCACCCGGTGCCGCGGTCGCGGGCGTGGCGACCAGCGGGGCGGCGGCGAGCGAGAGCCCGGCGAGGAGCGCCAGACCGAGACCGCGCCTCGGGCGGTGTCGCGTCGGTGCGGGGGCTGTCGACGCGGGTGCTGTCGACGCGGGGGCGTCCGGCATGGATGGTCCTCTCGATCGCCGCGCCCCGAAAGGGGCACGGAATAGCCACGCTAAGCAGTGCGGGTGCCCGGCACGTGAACCGGGTGTTTCATGAACGTAAACTCACCCACCGACATCGGCCCCGCCGATCGCTTCGCGGCCGACACCCGGGAAGGCGCGCGAGACTCGCAGGATGATCTCCTCCGAGCTGGCCAGGGCCCTGCGGACCGCGGGTGTGCGCTGGACGCCCGTCACCGGCGACCGCTTCCGCATCGAGCGCGAGGGGTTCGACGGCGACGTCTTCACCGTCAGCGACATGACCATCGAGGCGCACGAGTACCCCAGCGGCACGGTGCTCGGCTTCAACGGCACGACGGAGTGGGCGCTCGACTCCGTCTCGGTCGAGGACTCGCTGTGGCTGCCGCGGGAGGACCAGCTCCGCGAGCTGCTCCGGGGCACGTTCCGCTCGCTCCGCCGCACGGCCGGGGCCCGGTTCGAGGTCGAGGTCGAGCTCGGCGGGCGGCCCCGCGTGTTCGAGGACGACGCCGCCGAGAACGCCTACGCGGAGGCGCTGCTCGCGCTGGTCAGCTCGGTCGCGGTCGATCTCGACGACGTCGTCTGACGGGTACCTCTCCCCTCGGGCAGACGTGCCCATTCTTCGGAACCCGGCCGTTCTCCACGATCGGACTCGTCGGAACAGACACCCCGAGTCGAGGAGAACCCCATGCGAGACCTGCAGCAATCCACCCTCCGGCGCACCACCGGACTGATCGGCTCCGGCGGCGTCCCCGTCCCCGGATCCGAGACCGCCTACCGCCGCTTCCTCGAGCTCCGGCGCGAGGTCTACGTCGACGAGAACGGCTTCCTCCCCGCGGCGCGAGCGGCCGACGGGGGCGAGACCGACGCCGACGACGTGCGCTCGCTCGCCTTCGCGGTGGTCGAGGAGTCGGCGGGCGAGGTGCGGATCGTCGCCGCACTCCGCCTGATCGTCAAGGGCCGGGTCATCCGCTCGGTGCCGGACGACCGCCTCCCGGTCGAGCGCTACTGGCCGGAGGTCTTCGGCCCCCGGCCGGCGCCGCAGCCCTCGGTCGAGGTCTCGCGGCTCATCGCCCGCCACGAGGACCGCGCCCACCAGCACGAGAGCGTCCTGGAGCTGTACGCGGCGGTGCTCGCGTTCCTCGACGAGGCCGGGCTCCGCTCCGCCTACGGGCTGGTCGACCCGGTGCTCGAGCGGCTGCTCCGCCCCTCGCTCACCGCGACGAGGATCGGTGAGCGCCGCTGGATCGAGGCCTACCGGAGCGTCAACGTCGCGATCGTGATCGACGTCCCGCCGATCCGTCGGCTCAGCCGCTGGCTCCCCGGCCGCTACCTCACGGCGCGCGACATCCTGGTCGGGCTCGACGGCGATCAGGAGCTGGCGGCGTGAGCGTCGACGTCACGGCACCGAGGTACGCCCGGAACCTCGGCTTCTGGAGCGAGGCGGAGCAGATCGCCCTGTGCTCGGCGAGGGTCGCGCTCGCCGGCGTCGGCGGCGACGGCTTCCAGCTCGGCCTCAAGCTCGCGCAGATGGGAGTGCGATCGTTCTCGGTCGCCGACCCGGAGGTCTTCGAACCCGAGAACGCGAACCGGGTGCCCGGGGCCACGCGGGCGGCGGTGGGACGGAACAAGGCCGAGGTGTTCCGCGAGTCGGTGCTGGCGCTCGACCCGGACGCGACCGTCGACGTCTTCCCCGAGGGGGTCCTCCCGGACACGGCGCTCGAGTTCGCCCACGGCGCGGACCTGGTGATCGACGAGACCGAGGTGACGACCCCCGAGGTGGGCGTCCTGCTGGCGCGCACCGCCCGCGGGCTCGACCTGCCGGTGCTGTGGGTGATGAACGTCGGCTGGGCCGCGCAGGCGACCTCGTTCCACCCGCGCTCGCGGCGCACCGTCGAGCGGATGCTCGGCTTCACCGAGGAGCTGCCGCTCGACGAGATCGCGCGACGCCCGGCCGCGCTCGGCAGGACGCTGCCCGTGATCCCGCCCTACACCGACCTGCGGGTGCTGCGAGCCGTGACGTCGACGACTCCCGCGCCGCTGCCCTCGATCGCGCCCGGCGTCGACGCGGCCTCGGCGCTCGGCTCGGTCCAGGCGTTCCTGCACCTCACCGCCGGCGTCCGCAACCGCCGGCCGCGACCGACCTGGGCACCCGCGTTCGCGCACGTCGACGTCTACGGGCGGACCGCGGGCACCGTGCGTCGGCCCCGGCTGTCGGCGGCGCTCAGCCTCGCCCGGGCGGCGACCCGGGACGCGCTCGCGCTGAACCCCCGGGCCGAGTACACGGACGCGGATCGAGAGCGGCGGCTCGCGGCCTAGACCACCTCGAGGTGCAGGCCCGGCTCGGTGTCGGCCACGATGGTGGCGACCGTGCCGCGGCCGGGGGGCAGGAGCCGGACGGTGACCCGGCCGTAGCCGACCTCCTCGAAGGCGCGCGCGGCGGTGGCGGCGACGCGGTCGAGCGTGGGCTCGTCGAGATCGCCGTCCGAGTCGTCGAGGAGGACCACCTCGACGCCGCGCAGACGCGCCGCCCGGACGCTCGAGGCCAGCGGATCGCGCACGAGACCGAAGGCGCGCAGCCCGTCGCGGATCCCCGCCTCGACGTTCGCCGCGTCGCGGGCGAGGGCGGGGGAGTACGGCTCGCCGGCGGCCACTCTCGCCAGGAGCGGCTCGGCGAGATCCGCGACCAGGCGCACGCGCTTCTCCCGCTCGACGAAGCGCCCGTCGGCCTCGGCCGTGCGGGAGGCGAGGCGCTCGCGCTCGGCCCGCACCTCGCCCATCCTGGTGATCGCGTAGCGCAGGCCGAGCCGGAACAGGATCCCGCAGACGAGCAGGATCGAGTACCTCGACACCGACTCGACACCGACGAGCGCGCTGTGGCCGCCCGTGGGCATCCAGGCGAGGGTCACGGTGCCGACCGCGAGGTGCCCGAGGAGCGCCGCGAGGATCCGGCCGCGGAGGCAGAGGGCGAAGAGCGGGAAGGCGGTCCCGCCGAGGAACCAGGTGGCGAAGCTCCCCTCCCAGCCCCGGGGCTCGAGCGCCCACCAGCCGAGCGCGGTGGCGGCCGGCGCTCCGACCGCGATCACCAGGGTGCTCGGCAGTGGGAGGGGATCGCGGGGTCGGTGGACGACCAGCGCGACGAGGAGGGCGACGATCACCACGGCGGCGAGGGTGCCGGCCGGGCGGCGGGACCAGTCGAGGTTGAGGGCGGCGAGGAGGAGGTTGGCCCCGACGAAGAACACGCCGATCACGCGGACGTGGCCGCCGCCGAAGCCGAGCAGGTCGGAGACGTCGGTGCTCTGCTCGAGGCGCCGCCGGCGGGTCATCGGCGCCACTCCAGCCGGACGACGGTGCCCGCCTCGGCCGCGATCTGCGCGGTCGCACCGGCGATCTGCGCGACGCGGGCGAGGATGCTCGTGGTCAGTCCCATGCGGTCGTGCGGGACCGCGGCGACCACGAACCCTCCTCCGTCGTCGCTGACCTCGATCGAGAGACCGCGGTCGTCGACGACGATCGACGCGCGGACGGCGGCCGGGGCGCCCTCCGCGGAGCGGGCGTGCTGCACGGCGTTGCGCGCGGCCTGGACGGTCGCGTCGATGAGGGCGTCGGCCACGGGGGAGGGGACGGCGGTGGCGCCCGACTCGACGCGCGTGCTGATGGTCGCCAGCGGCGCGGCCTCCGTGACGCGGACTCCGGCGGCACGGACGAACTCGCCCGCGGTCAGCACGGCCCGGCTCGGCGTCGGGCCCGACGGGTCGGTCAGTCGGAGCTCGGCGAGGTGCGCGAGGGCGACCCGCGCCGCCGAGCGGGAGAGCTCGGCCGACTGGCTGATCCGCTCCACGTTGAGCAGGAACGACAGGATCTCGTCGTGCACGAGCGCCCCGACCCGGATGCGCTCGCTGCGCCGCCCGGATCGCCCGGCGGCGCGGGCGGCCGAGAGCACCGACTCCCGTGTCGCCCGCTCGAGCGAGCGACCGGCACCGAGGATCGCCTGGGCGAGCCCCGCGAACACCGTGCCGACCATCGCCATGTCGATCGCCTCCTCGATGGCCACGACGGGCGACCCCGACGTGGCGGCGCGGACGCCGAAGAGCAGCAGGCAGACGGCGGCCACGGCGAGCGGTACGACACGGGCGGGGAACGCGACAGCCGCGGCGGTCATCGCCACCGGGACCGCGTCGATGAGCCAGGACGTGACCGCGCTACCGCTCCCGCGCGGCACGGCGGGGACGAGCGCGAGGACGACGACGGCGAAGAGGACGACGTGCGCGCGGAGCACGATCCGCACGGCGCCGAGCGACCCGCGGGTGGCGACGATCAGGGTCACCAGCGGAGCCGGCAGCACCAGGACGGCGGCGGCGAGGGCCCAGAGCGGCGAGACGGCGCCGCCGTCCTCGGCGAACCCCAGCGCTGCGACGGCGTGGAACGCGATGCCGCCGATGCTGAAGGCGACGACGAAGATCCGCTCGAACCGGTCGCCGATGCCGTAGCTCGGCGCGTCCTCCGGCGCGGCGGCGCCCCGGCTCACAGCGGGCCTTCGAGCAGGCCGTCCTCGATCGCGCGGATGTAGAGCTCGACCTTCGTGCCCGCA
The genomic region above belongs to Rathayibacter sp. VKM Ac-2759 and contains:
- a CDS encoding pilus assembly protein CpaE — protein: MISSELARALRTAGVRWTPVTGDRFRIEREGFDGDVFTVSDMTIEAHEYPSGTVLGFNGTTEWALDSVSVEDSLWLPREDQLRELLRGTFRSLRRTAGARFEVEVELGGRPRVFEDDAAENAYAEALLALVSSVAVDLDDVV
- a CDS encoding ThiF family adenylyltransferase translates to MSVDVTAPRYARNLGFWSEAEQIALCSARVALAGVGGDGFQLGLKLAQMGVRSFSVADPEVFEPENANRVPGATRAAVGRNKAEVFRESVLALDPDATVDVFPEGVLPDTALEFAHGADLVIDETEVTTPEVGVLLARTARGLDLPVLWVMNVGWAAQATSFHPRSRRTVERMLGFTEELPLDEIARRPAALGRTLPVIPPYTDLRVLRAVTSTTPAPLPSIAPGVDAASALGSVQAFLHLTAGVRNRRPRPTWAPAFAHVDVYGRTAGTVRRPRLSAALSLARAATRDALALNPRAEYTDADRERRLAA